One Anas platyrhynchos isolate ZD024472 breed Pekin duck chromosome 10, IASCAAS_PekinDuck_T2T, whole genome shotgun sequence genomic window carries:
- the GAB3 gene encoding GRB2-associated-binding protein 3 isoform X2 has translation MSAGDVVCTGWLIKSPPERKLKRYAWRKRWFVLRRGRMSGNPDVLEYYRNNHSKKPIRIIDLNECEVLKHSGPNFIRKEFQNNFVFIVRTTYRTFYLVAKTEEEMQIWVHNISQICNFGHLEDGTGSVESLSHTTSSPQPSPAASTHASRIADPSFSVEQAAADASATEETPSESESVFLPDYLFLSNCESGKLSHTRCDSWSNSDRSLEQTSSDDVFVDSLQSQPSLYLVQPCGAVHQDAAPLANPGTVPRSADVSGTPSDFSSSSPLLGTPLTPTFQTEQSQSALPYGVSQLDVLSNTPPPRPPKPTHFLDRRGDEAGGRVLQNGHAGTCRAPVALVPRRISLSSLDNVRNWKDMEGSSLRSRDKRLSLNLPCRFSPLYSTAADGAEDSYVPMRPSTSPSAPGSDCSPDGYIPMSPSSATFTFPVVSTEKLTSPLPELPSDLEPPPVNRDLKPRRKSRPPPLDLRNLSTIREHAAVTRMWTVPYNRMSFISPERDGINSARIFANSVSGEEEESYIHMEHRQATSPYSGAFPWTRKSNLDYLALDFNSASPSPVQKKPFLSEEQRVDYVQVDEQKTQALQNTKQEWTDERQSKV, from the exons GCATGGAGGAAGCGCTGGTTCGTGCTGCGCCGAGGCCGCATGAGCGGGAACCCCGATGTGCTGGAGTACTACAGGAACAACCACTCCAAAAAGCCCATCCGCATCATCGACCTCAACGAGTGCGAAGTGCTGAAGCACTCGGGGCCCAACTTCATCAGGAaagagtttcagaacaactttgTCTTCATCGTGAGAACCACCTACCGCACCTTCTACCTGGTGGCCAAAACCGAGGAGGAGATGCAGATCTGGGTGCACAACATCAGCCAGATCTGCAACTTCGGGCACCTGGAAGATGGCACAG GTTCGGTGGAGAGCCTGTCCCACACCACCTCGTCCCCGCAGCCCTCGCCAGCCGCCTCCACCCACGCCTCCCGCATCGCCGACCCCTCCTTCTCGGTCGAGCAGGCCGCTGCCGACGCTTCTGCCACAGAGGAGACCCCCAGCGAGTCGGAGTCGGTCTTCCTCCCCGACTACCTCTTCCTCTCCAACTGCGAGTCGGGCAAGCTCAGCCACACCAG GTGTGACAGCTGGTCCAACTCGGACAGATCCCTGGAGCAGACCTCATCGGATGACGTGTTTGTCGACTCACTGCAGTCCCAGCCCTCGCTGTACCTCGTGCAGCCCTGCGGTGCCGTGCACCAGGACGCGGCCCCGCTGGCAAACCCCGGCACCGTGCCCAGGAGCGCCGACGTGAGCGGGACACCCAGTgacttttcctcctcctctccactGCTGGGGACGCCGCTGACGCCAACCTTTCAGACTGAGCAGAGCCAAAGCGCGCTGCCCTACGGCGTGAGCCAGCTGGATGTGCTCTCCAACAcgccccccccgcggccccccaAGCCCACCCACTTCTTGGACAGGCGAGGGGACGAGGCGGGCGGCAGGGTGCTGCAGAACGGCCACGCGGGGACCTGCCGGGCTCCAGTGGCGCTGGTGCCCAGGAGGATCTCCCTGTCCAGCCTGGACAATGTCAGGAACTGGAAAG ACATGGAAGGCAGTTCTTTAAGAAGCCGGGACAAGAGGCTTAGCTTGAATTTG CCCTGCCGGTTCTCCCCGCTCTACTCGACAGCCGCGGATGGTGCGGAGGACAGTTACGTGCCCATGCGCCCCAGCACCTCTCCCTCGGCGCCCGGCTCCGACTGCTCACCCGACGGCTACATCCCCATGAGCCCCAGCTCGGCCACCTTCACCTTCCCAGTCGTCAGTACTGAAAAACTCACCAGCCCCTTGCCCGAGCTGCCCTCCGACCTGGAGCCGCCTCCGGTGAACCGAGACCTCAAGCCTCGCAGGAAAT CACGGCCACCTCCTCTGGACCTGAGGAACCTCTCCACAATCCGTGAGCATGCTGCCGTGACCAGGATGTGGACCGTGCCTTA caATCGAATGAGCTTTATCTCACCAGAAAGAGACGGTATTAATTCAGCAAGAATATTTGCCAATTCAGTTTccggagaagaggaagaaagttaCATTCATATG GAACACAGACAGGCAACATCTCCATACAGTGGTGCTTTTCCATGGACAAGGAAATCTAACCTTGATTACTTAGCATTGGATTTTAATTCTGCTTCCCCATCCCCTGTACAGAAG AAACCATTTCTTTCTGAGGAGCAGAGAGTGGACTACGTGCAGGTGGATGAACAGAAGACTCAAGCTTTACAGAACACTAAGCAGGAATGGACAGACGAGAGGCAATCAAAAGTATAA
- the GAB3 gene encoding GRB2-associated-binding protein 3 isoform X1 — MSAGDVVCTGWLIKSPPERKLKRYAWRKRWFVLRRGRMSGNPDVLEYYRNNHSKKPIRIIDLNECEVLKHSGPNFIRKEFQNNFVFIVRTTYRTFYLVAKTEEEMQIWVHNISQICNFGHLEDGTGSVESLSHTTSSPQPSPAASTHASRIADPSFSVEQAAADASATEETPSESESVFLPDYLFLSNCESGKLSHTRCDSWSNSDRSLEQTSSDDVFVDSLQSQPSLYLVQPCGAVHQDAAPLANPGTVPRSADVSGTPSDFSSSSPLLGTPLTPTFQTEQSQSALPYGVSQLDVLSNTPPPRPPKPTHFLDRRGDEAGGRVLQNGHAGTCRAPVALVPRRISLSSLDNVRNWKADMEGSSLRSRDKRLSLNLPCRFSPLYSTAADGAEDSYVPMRPSTSPSAPGSDCSPDGYIPMSPSSATFTFPVVSTEKLTSPLPELPSDLEPPPVNRDLKPRRKSRPPPLDLRNLSTIREHAAVTRMWTVPYNRMSFISPERDGINSARIFANSVSGEEEESYIHMEHRQATSPYSGAFPWTRKSNLDYLALDFNSASPSPVQKKPFLSEEQRVDYVQVDEQKTQALQNTKQEWTDERQSKV; from the exons GCATGGAGGAAGCGCTGGTTCGTGCTGCGCCGAGGCCGCATGAGCGGGAACCCCGATGTGCTGGAGTACTACAGGAACAACCACTCCAAAAAGCCCATCCGCATCATCGACCTCAACGAGTGCGAAGTGCTGAAGCACTCGGGGCCCAACTTCATCAGGAaagagtttcagaacaactttgTCTTCATCGTGAGAACCACCTACCGCACCTTCTACCTGGTGGCCAAAACCGAGGAGGAGATGCAGATCTGGGTGCACAACATCAGCCAGATCTGCAACTTCGGGCACCTGGAAGATGGCACAG GTTCGGTGGAGAGCCTGTCCCACACCACCTCGTCCCCGCAGCCCTCGCCAGCCGCCTCCACCCACGCCTCCCGCATCGCCGACCCCTCCTTCTCGGTCGAGCAGGCCGCTGCCGACGCTTCTGCCACAGAGGAGACCCCCAGCGAGTCGGAGTCGGTCTTCCTCCCCGACTACCTCTTCCTCTCCAACTGCGAGTCGGGCAAGCTCAGCCACACCAG GTGTGACAGCTGGTCCAACTCGGACAGATCCCTGGAGCAGACCTCATCGGATGACGTGTTTGTCGACTCACTGCAGTCCCAGCCCTCGCTGTACCTCGTGCAGCCCTGCGGTGCCGTGCACCAGGACGCGGCCCCGCTGGCAAACCCCGGCACCGTGCCCAGGAGCGCCGACGTGAGCGGGACACCCAGTgacttttcctcctcctctccactGCTGGGGACGCCGCTGACGCCAACCTTTCAGACTGAGCAGAGCCAAAGCGCGCTGCCCTACGGCGTGAGCCAGCTGGATGTGCTCTCCAACAcgccccccccgcggccccccaAGCCCACCCACTTCTTGGACAGGCGAGGGGACGAGGCGGGCGGCAGGGTGCTGCAGAACGGCCACGCGGGGACCTGCCGGGCTCCAGTGGCGCTGGTGCCCAGGAGGATCTCCCTGTCCAGCCTGGACAATGTCAGGAACTGGAAAG CAGACATGGAAGGCAGTTCTTTAAGAAGCCGGGACAAGAGGCTTAGCTTGAATTTG CCCTGCCGGTTCTCCCCGCTCTACTCGACAGCCGCGGATGGTGCGGAGGACAGTTACGTGCCCATGCGCCCCAGCACCTCTCCCTCGGCGCCCGGCTCCGACTGCTCACCCGACGGCTACATCCCCATGAGCCCCAGCTCGGCCACCTTCACCTTCCCAGTCGTCAGTACTGAAAAACTCACCAGCCCCTTGCCCGAGCTGCCCTCCGACCTGGAGCCGCCTCCGGTGAACCGAGACCTCAAGCCTCGCAGGAAAT CACGGCCACCTCCTCTGGACCTGAGGAACCTCTCCACAATCCGTGAGCATGCTGCCGTGACCAGGATGTGGACCGTGCCTTA caATCGAATGAGCTTTATCTCACCAGAAAGAGACGGTATTAATTCAGCAAGAATATTTGCCAATTCAGTTTccggagaagaggaagaaagttaCATTCATATG GAACACAGACAGGCAACATCTCCATACAGTGGTGCTTTTCCATGGACAAGGAAATCTAACCTTGATTACTTAGCATTGGATTTTAATTCTGCTTCCCCATCCCCTGTACAGAAG AAACCATTTCTTTCTGAGGAGCAGAGAGTGGACTACGTGCAGGTGGATGAACAGAAGACTCAAGCTTTACAGAACACTAAGCAGGAATGGACAGACGAGAGGCAATCAAAAGTATAA